ACGACATGCTATATTCCCGGAGTTTGCCTCCCGAGGGAGGCGTTCCCGCGTGACGCTGCGCGCCCGGTCAGCAGACCGGCAGCTCCGCGAGACAAGAGGAGAGCACCATGAAGCGTACCTACCAGCCCAACAACCGCAAGCGCGCCAAGACCCACGGCTTCCGCGCCCGCATGAAGACCAAGTCCGGCCGTAACATCCTCGCGCGTCGCCGCGCCAAGGGCCGTCACCAGCTCACCGTCGCCGACGAGTAAGCTCCCACCCGGAGCGGCCCTCATCGCACAGACTGATCCCCCCAGCGCCACCCAGGAACGGCCCCGCCGTCCGGTGGCGCTGGACTCGTTACGGGGCGACCGGGAATTCCGCAAGGTCCGCGCCCACGGGCAGGCGATCCGCGACCCGCTGTTCACGCTGCGCGTCACCGAGTACCGCCCCCGCCACGGGGAAACGTGGCGGCCCCGCGCGATCATCGGCATCGTCGTCAGCAAGAAGACCCTGAGGCGGGCCGTGGACCGCAACCGCGCCCGCCGCCGCGCCCGCGAGGCCCTGCGCACCCTGCCCGGCGGCCTTCCGGCCTGCCGCGCCATCCTGCTGCCCAACCCCGCCATCCTGGACGTGCCCTTCGCGGACCTCCAGGCGGCCCTGACACGCGCCCTGAACCGCGCGCCGGGACGGGGCGGCAAGGGCGGCAGTGGCAAGGGTGGCGGCCAGAAGGGCCAGGGGGGCGGGAACCCGCGCGGCGGCGGACGCGTACCTGCCCCCGTGCCCCCCGCCATTCAGCCCGCGCTAGACTCACCGGAACCCGACCCGCAGGGAGAACGCGCGTGAACGCGCCCCGCAAACTGATGGTCCGGGCCGTCCGTTCCTACCAGCAGCACCTCTCGCCCCGCAAGCCCGCGCCCACCTGCCGCTTCACCCCGACCTGCTCGGAGTACGCTGCGCAGGCCATCGAGCGGCACGGCGCCGTGAAGGGCGGCTGGCTGGCCGCGTGGCGCATCATGCGCTGCAATCCCCTGGTGCCCGGCGGGTTCGACCCGGTCCCCGAGCACTTCCCCAAGAGGCAACCCCGAAACCCATGAAGACACGACACCTGCTTCCAATCGCCGCCCTGGGCGGCATGCTGCTGCTCAGCGGCTGCGGTCAGACCGGCCCGCTGCCCACCTTCGGGAAGGCCATCACGCCCGAGTGGATCAAGGCCGACTTCGACGGCCAGCCCGGCGACGAGTACATCGCCACGAGCAACCTCCAGGACGTGGTGTTCAACGCCCGCGGCGAGATCATCGGCTGGTACGTCAAGGGCTACGCCGGCACCCCCTACATCAAGAAGCGGGCCGACGGTACCTACGACTTCAGTGCCCTGACCAACCAGAAGGGCATCGTGAACATGGTCGCCGGGCGCAAGGCGCTGGCCGTCGAGGACAAGGCCGCCGGACTCGACCCCGCGCAGAGCGCCGAGACGACCACCCCGACCGGCCTGACCACCGACATGGCCGCCAACCGGCAGGACGCCGTGTTCCGGTACACGCAGGGCGGCGCGACCGTCACGAAGACCGTCACGCTGCACCCCCGCAACTTCAAGGTCGACCTGAAGACCGAGGTCACGGGCGGCTCCGAACGCGTGAACGTCCTGTTCCCGGGCCTCGGCAAGGCGGACAACCCGCGCGTGCAGGCGTACGCGCAGGGCGGCGCGCAGCCCGCCACCGTGCAGGGCAGCGGCACCCTGACCGTCGAGAACATCCAGTACGCCGCGCTGCAGGAGAACCCCAGCCAGGTCGCGCACGCCCTGATGGTCCTCCCACAGGGCGGCACGCAGGTGAACGCCACCCTGACCGGCGGAAGCCAGGGCCTCATCACGGCGTCCGTGCCCGCCAGCAGCACCCTGGAAATCTACGGCGGCAAGAACGAACTGATCCACCTGTACCAGAGCGGCTACACCGACCTGCCCGGCCTGTTCAAACCGAACTTCTTCGGTCAGATCAGCCTGCTGATCGTGAAGCTCATGGAAGAGATGTACAAGCTGATCGGCAACTGGGGACTGGTGCTGGTCCTCCTGACGATCCTGCTGCGCGCCATCATGTGGCCGCTGATGCAGGTGCAGGGCCGCACCACCGCCCGCATGCAGGTCATGCAGCCCAAGATCAAGGAAATTCAGGAGAAGTACAAAGACCGCAAGGACATGGACTCCCAGCGGGCCATGCAGGCCGAGATGGCCCAGCTGTACAAGGACTACAACTTCAACCCGGCCGGGTGCTTCTCCACGTTCCTGCCGTTCCCGGTGCTGATCGCCCTGTGGTCCACCATCCGCAACTTCGAGTTCGACAGCGGCTTCCTGTGGCTCCCGGACCTCGCCATTCCCGACCCGTTCTACCTGCTGGCCCTGGTGTACCTCATCGTGAACATCGGGCAGCTGTACGTCATGACCCGCAAGACCCCGGAGATGTTCCGCCAGCAGGCGTTCATCTACCTGATCTTCCTGTACTTCGCGCTGACCTTCCCGGCAGGCGTGACGATCTACATCATCCTGTCCACCCTGATCGGCATCGGGCAGCAGATCCTGATCAACAAGCAGGTCGAGAAGGAAACCGCCACCATCGGCCAGAAGGTCGAGAAGGCCCCTGCCCGTCCGGCCGCGAAGGCCAGCAAGACCATCGACGCGCCCAAGAAGTAAGCCCCGTCGACAGAAAGCGCCCACCCCTGACTGCGGGTGGGCGCTTTTTCTGGTGAGGTTCAGGCCTTGTCGCTGTCCGCTTTCGTGTCCGGGTCGGTCGTCGCGCCGCTGGCGGGCAGGCCGCCCTGCATGCTCCCGAACGACGTGGGGTTCACGTCCGTGCCGCCCTGCGCGTCGGGGCGCGGGTCGGTGGTCAGGCTCACCTGCTGCGCCTGCGACGTGGTGTCCCCCGCGTCCGCGTTCGCGTCGCTGACCCCGGTGTACTGCCCCTCGGTGGCGGCGTCCCCGGCGTACTTGGCCGTGCCCGTATTCCACTGCCCCTGATCGTTGATGGTCTCCTGCGAGACGTTCGCGTTCGCCTGCCCGTTCGGTCTGCCCTCTCCCATGTGGTCCTCCTGGTGGTGCGCCGCGCGTCCCTGCGCGGACTCGAAGCTGCGTGTGGCGTGGTGCGGGTGTCCGACGGCGCGCGTCAGTGGTTGCGAATGCTGGGCTGCATGCCGTCGTTCGCGCCGGTCACGTCGTCCGGCGTCTGGTCGACCTGCCTGGCGTGTTCCTGCATGCCGGTCTTCTGCACGTCCTTGACGCTGCTCAGGTCGTCGGTGTCCTTGCTGCCGCCCTGGGGACTGCGTTGGTCCTGTGCGGGGTGATTCTCGGCCGGGTTCGTGTCACGCTCGTTCATCGGGAAACCTCCTGTACGAAGTGGGGACGGGCGGCCGTGCCCGTCAGCGTGAGCTGGCGGGGTGCCAGGGCGACTGCTGGCCCTGGCTGGCCGGAAGGCTGATGTGCCCGCTTACCCTACCGCCGCGCCCGCCGGTCGGGGCGAGTGCGGCGTTCATGCAGGGTTGGGCGTTCGCGCGCCCAGCCTCCGTCCGGTCACCGAGGTCCGGTCGTGCCGAAGGTCGCCTCCAGGCCCGCCGCGAGTTGCTCCTTCTCCTGCGCGTTCAGGCGGGCTTCCGGGTGCAGGGGCAGATAGGTGGGTTCGGGCATGCCGCCCGACCGCACCTCCTTGGCGGCCTCGTCGGCATCCCGCCCGAAGCCGGGGACGTTCACGTTGAATTTGCTGCGGCCCTCGTCCACGTGCCGCTGAACCAGCCACGAGATGGGCGCCACGTTGCTGTACCAGGGCCACACGGTCGCGTGACTGTGGCAGTCCGCGCAGGCCCGCGTGAACAGCGCCTCGGTCTGCGGGCTGTCCCACTTCGGCTGGGCCTGCACGGTGGGATTGGCGTGCGCCCGGCCATACGGCACGAGTTGCGCGACGACGAACAGGCCGACGAGCCCCAGCAGCACGCGGGGCAGAAGGGGACGGCGGGCAGGATTCAGTCTCATGGGGCCTCCGGGAAACGCTTCGGTCTTCAGCGTCGGGGGGTCAGGCCGCGCCGGGATGTGTCTCGACCTGCGGGAACCTTTAAGGGCGCGGTCCCCACTGCCTCCCGCGCCCCGTGTCCTGCCTCCCCTTTACACCCGGTGGCGCAGCAGGCGCAGGCCCATGAATACGACGAACACCGTGCCGCCCTCGTGCGCCAGGACGCCCAGCGGGAGCGGCACTTTGCCTGCCACGGCGAGCGGCGCGACGATCAGGATCACGCCGAACGCGAAGACCAGATTGGTGATGACGGTGCGCCGCGCGTCCCGGGCCAGCCTGACCGCGCCCGCCAGCCGCCCGAGGTCGTTCTGCATCAGGACCACGTCCGCACTCTCGATGGCGACGTCGGTGCCGGACGCGACCGCCACGCCCAGGTCGGCGCGGGCCAGGGCGGGCGCGTCGTTCACGCCGTCGCCGACCATGGCGACCGGGCCGGGCAGCTCGCCGATCAGGCGCAGCTTGTCCTCGGGCAGCAGACCCGCGCGGAACTCACTGAGGCCGACCTCAGCGGCCACGCTGCGGGCGACCTCCTCGCGGTCGCCGGTCAGCATGACGCGGTGCGCGACGCCGCTGGCCTTCAGGGCGTCCAGCGCGGCGCGGATGTCGGGCCGCAGGGCGTCCGCGACGCCCATCACGCCAGTCACGTGCGGGCCGACGCCCACGATGACGCTGCTGCTCCCGCGCGCGCCCAGGTCACTCAGGGCTGCCTGCTGCGTGGCGTCCAGCGTGGCACCCTGCCGGTCCGCGAGGCGGACGTTCCCCGCCCACGCGACCTGCCCGTCCGGCAGGCGCGCCTCGATGCCGTGCCCGGGAATCGCCTGCGCGTCCGTGACGGTCAGCGGCGTCACGCCGCGGTCACGGGCGGCGGTGACGATGGCCTGCGCGATGGGGTGCTCGCTGTGCGCTTCCAGTCCGGCGGCCAGCGCCAGTGCCTGCCCCTCGTCGTCCGCGTGCACGGCGGTCAGGGTCATGCGGGCCTGGGTCAGCGTGCCGGTCTTGTCGAACGCGACGGTCTGCACGCCCGCCAGGGCGTCCATGGCGGCGCTGCTCTTGAACAGCACCCCGGCGCGCGCGGCGGCCGCCATCGCCGAGAGCATCACGGCGGGCGTGCTGATCACCACGGCGCAGGGGCTGGCGACCACCATGAACGTCATGGCGCGGTACCACGCGTCGTCCACGCTCAGGCCGAACCCGAAGCGCAGCAGGGCGTACACGGCGGGCACGAGGGCCAGCACGATCATCGCGTACGGGCTCTCCCAGCGTTCGGTGAGGCTCTCGGTGCGGCTCTTCTGCGTCTGAGCCTGCTCCATCAGGCCCACCAGCCGTGCCAGGGTGCTCTCGCCCGCCGGGCGGATCACTTCGGCTTCCACGCTGCCGTTCAGGTTCACGGTGCCGGAGGCCAGCTCCGCGCCGGGGGCCTTGTCCACCGGGACGCTCTCGCCCGTGATGGGGCTCTCGTCCACGCTCGTCTGGCCCTTCACGACCCGCGCGTCGGCGGCGACCCGCTCGCCGGGCCGCACGACGAGCAGGTCCCCGATGCGGATCTCGCCCAGCTCGCACCATTTCTCCACGCCGTCCCGGCGGACGGTCGCGCCCTCCGGGTTCAGGTTCATCAGGGCCTGGATGGCGCTGGACGTGCGGCCCATCGCCCAG
This region of Deinococcus sp. JMULE3 genomic DNA includes:
- the rpmH gene encoding 50S ribosomal protein L34, with the translated sequence MKRTYQPNNRKRAKTHGFRARMKTKSGRNILARRRAKGRHQLTVADE
- the rnpA gene encoding ribonuclease P protein component, which translates into the protein MALDSLRGDREFRKVRAHGQAIRDPLFTLRVTEYRPRHGETWRPRAIIGIVVSKKTLRRAVDRNRARRRAREALRTLPGGLPACRAILLPNPAILDVPFADLQAALTRALNRAPGRGGKGGSGKGGGQKGQGGGNPRGGGRVPAPVPPAIQPALDSPEPDPQGERA
- the yidD gene encoding membrane protein insertion efficiency factor YidD — encoded protein: MVRAVRSYQQHLSPRKPAPTCRFTPTCSEYAAQAIERHGAVKGGWLAAWRIMRCNPLVPGGFDPVPEHFPKRQPRNP
- the yidC gene encoding membrane protein insertase YidC, which produces MKTRHLLPIAALGGMLLLSGCGQTGPLPTFGKAITPEWIKADFDGQPGDEYIATSNLQDVVFNARGEIIGWYVKGYAGTPYIKKRADGTYDFSALTNQKGIVNMVAGRKALAVEDKAAGLDPAQSAETTTPTGLTTDMAANRQDAVFRYTQGGATVTKTVTLHPRNFKVDLKTEVTGGSERVNVLFPGLGKADNPRVQAYAQGGAQPATVQGSGTLTVENIQYAALQENPSQVAHALMVLPQGGTQVNATLTGGSQGLITASVPASSTLEIYGGKNELIHLYQSGYTDLPGLFKPNFFGQISLLIVKLMEEMYKLIGNWGLVLVLLTILLRAIMWPLMQVQGRTTARMQVMQPKIKEIQEKYKDRKDMDSQRAMQAEMAQLYKDYNFNPAGCFSTFLPFPVLIALWSTIRNFEFDSGFLWLPDLAIPDPFYLLALVYLIVNIGQLYVMTRKTPEMFRQQAFIYLIFLYFALTFPAGVTIYIILSTLIGIGQQILINKQVEKETATIGQKVEKAPARPAAKASKTIDAPKK
- a CDS encoding heme-binding domain-containing protein — protein: MRLNPARRPLLPRVLLGLVGLFVVAQLVPYGRAHANPTVQAQPKWDSPQTEALFTRACADCHSHATVWPWYSNVAPISWLVQRHVDEGRSKFNVNVPGFGRDADEAAKEVRSGGMPEPTYLPLHPEARLNAQEKEQLAAGLEATFGTTGPR
- a CDS encoding heavy metal translocating P-type ATPase; translated protein: MTTQTLTSPSARPEARFTMSPELRRAVTLTALTLAGLLLGLTGQYLLHLPALQWAGYVTAFLAGGIPAGREALHSLFVERKLDVDLLMVLAALGAASIGQAADGAILLFLFSLSNTLQDWAMGRTSSAIQALMNLNPEGATVRRDGVEKWCELGEIRIGDLLVVRPGERVAADARVVKGQTSVDESPITGESVPVDKAPGAELASGTVNLNGSVEAEVIRPAGESTLARLVGLMEQAQTQKSRTESLTERWESPYAMIVLALVPAVYALLRFGFGLSVDDAWYRAMTFMVVASPCAVVISTPAVMLSAMAAAARAGVLFKSSAAMDALAGVQTVAFDKTGTLTQARMTLTAVHADDEGQALALAAGLEAHSEHPIAQAIVTAARDRGVTPLTVTDAQAIPGHGIEARLPDGQVAWAGNVRLADRQGATLDATQQAALSDLGARGSSSVIVGVGPHVTGVMGVADALRPDIRAALDALKASGVAHRVMLTGDREEVARSVAAEVGLSEFRAGLLPEDKLRLIGELPGPVAMVGDGVNDAPALARADLGVAVASGTDVAIESADVVLMQNDLGRLAGAVRLARDARRTVITNLVFAFGVILIVAPLAVAGKVPLPLGVLAHEGGTVFVVFMGLRLLRHRV